AAGCTATGGATATGGCTAAACGTAAATATTTTGATCACGTTGACCCCGACGGAGATGGAATTAATATTAAAATTCACAAAGCAGGCTATAAACTTCCAAAAAGTTGGATAAAGGATAAAAAAAGCAATTATTTTGAGTCAATTGCCGCAGGAATTGAGGGTGGTCCCGCTGTAATTGACTTTTTAATTATAGATAAAAGAACTCCCTCTCTTGGTCATAGAAAACACTTGCTATCGATGGAAGAATTTTATGCAACCTGCCATGACATTGGAGTCGGATATGTAGATAATGCTCAAAATAGTCCCTATTCCACCTATATTTGTGTAATTATTGCTAAACATGGCTTCTAATTTAGTGTTGGGGGTTATACCTGCCCGTTATGGTTCTACTCGTTTTGAAGGCAAACCACTGATAGATATTGCAGGTAAAACTATGATACAACGAGTGTATGAGCAGGTTCAGAAAGCTAATCTTGATAAAATTATAGTGGCTACAGATGATACACGGATATACAAACATGTACAAAATTGGCAAGGTAATGTAATTATGACCGATAAAAAACACCCCAGCGGTACAGATAGGTGTGCTGAGGTAGCTGCTTTGTACCCTGAATATAATTTTATCTTGAATATTCAAGGTGATGAACCGCTCATACATCCCGATACCATAAATTCGCTTATACACACACTAAATAACCCCGATTGTCATATAGCCACGGCTTATACAGACTTCAAGGATATGGAAAGTTTATTAAGTTCTAATACGGCAAAAGTAGTTATGGATGTAAGAGGTAAAGTTTTGTATTTCAGTCGCAGTGTAATACCTTATATTAGGAATCTACCGCAAAATGAGTGGTTAAAGCAGTATCCATATAAAAAGCATGTAGGCATATATGGATTTAGGCGCAATATCCTTTTAGAAATAGCTCAAATATCTCCCTCTTCGTTAGAGCAAGCAGAGTCATTAGAGCAGCTTCGTTGGTTAGAGCAAGGGTATCAAATGTATGCTTTTTATACACCGCATGATGCAATAGGTGTAGACACCCCTGCGGACGTAGACAAAATCATAAAAAAACTGTGTTGATTTTGAGGGTTCATTTTTTTGGGCGTGTCCCTCGCTTGCGTTTCGCTGGCGCTCATGCAAGCAAGGACACGCCCAAAAAATCAAAATCATTGTATTTATAAAAAAAACTTTTTGCAGTTAATTAAACAAGTATCTATCTATTATCTATATCAATTTTTTGTACCTTATACGCTTTGGAATAGCATCTTTGCCTAAACGTTTTTTACGGTCCTCTTCATATTCTTGAAAATTGCCTTCAAAAAAGCGCACTTGACTATCCCCCTCAAAAGCTAAAATATGCGTAGCCACACGGTCTAAGAACCATCTATCATGGGAAATAATTAAAGCACAGCCTGCATAATTGTTAATAGCTTCTTCCAAAGCACGCAAGGTATTGACATCAATATCATTGGTAGGTTCATCTAGTAGCAGTACATTACTGCCTGATTTGAGCATGTAAGCCAAGTGCAATCGGTTTCTCTCCCCGCCCGATAGTTGATTCACTTTTTTGGATTGGTCGCTACCTGTAAAGTTAAATTTACTCAAATAAGCTCGGGCGTTCATGCTTTTACCTCCTACAATGATATTTTCGTTACCTTCGGAAATAAATTCATAGACTGACTTATCCGCATTGGCAATTAGAGCATCGTGTTCTTGGTCTACGTAGCCTAAATCTACCGTTTCACCGATGCGGATAATACCTGTATCAGGTTTTTCTTTGCCAACAATCATACGGAACAGAGTGGTTTTACCTGCCCCGTTAGGACCGATAATTCCCACTACTGCGCCTTTTGGAATGCTGAAAGTTACATTTTCCATCAGCAGCCTATCGCCGTAGCTTTTGGAAACACCTTCAAACTCAATGACAATATTCCCCAGCGGGCGCGAAATAGGAATAAAAATTTCCAACTCCTCTATTTTTGCCTTTGTTTCTTCGGATAGCAGCTTTTCGTATGCATTGATACGAGCTTTATTTTTTGTCCTTCGGGCAGAAGGGGTCATGTTTATCCATTCTAATTCTCTTTCTAAGGTCTTTTTTCGTTGTGAAGCTTGTTTTTCTTCCTGCTCTAATCGTTTCTTTTTTTGTTGAAGCCAAGAAGAATAATTTCCATGCCAAGGGATGCCTTGTCCTCTATCTAACTCTAATATCCATTCAGCTACATTGTCTAAAAAATAACGGTCGTGCGTTACGGCAATGACTGTACCTTTATATTGTTTGAGGTGTTGCTCTAACCAATGGACACTTTCAGCATCTAAATGGTTAGTGGGTTCGTCTAATAGTAAAATATCAGGTTGTTGTAAGAGCAAGCGGCATAGGGCTACGCGCCGTTTTTCTCCGCCTGAAAGGTGAGCAATTTTAGCATCAGGGTCAGGGCAGCGCAGGGCATCCATTGCTTTTTCTAATACTACATCTATTTCCCAAGCATTTTTAGCTTCAATTTGGTCTTGAAGTTCGGCTTGGCGAGCTAAAAGTTTGTCGTAGTCTGCATTAGGGTCAGCGAACTTAGCGCTTACAGCTTCGTATTCTGCT
This genomic interval from Bacteroidia bacterium contains the following:
- the kdsB gene encoding 3-deoxy-manno-octulosonate cytidylyltransferase, whose amino-acid sequence is MASNLVLGVIPARYGSTRFEGKPLIDIAGKTMIQRVYEQVQKANLDKIIVATDDTRIYKHVQNWQGNVIMTDKKHPSGTDRCAEVAALYPEYNFILNIQGDEPLIHPDTINSLIHTLNNPDCHIATAYTDFKDMESLLSSNTAKVVMDVRGKVLYFSRSVIPYIRNLPQNEWLKQYPYKKHVGIYGFRRNILLEIAQISPSSLEQAESLEQLRWLEQGYQMYAFYTPHDAIGVDTPADVDKIIKKLC
- a CDS encoding CAP domain-containing protein, yielding MVNSYSQTINREEAKKAYEHLNLIRQNPAAHSQRLKADLNNVKPQPALKWNDTLAKVAENKAMDMAKRKYFDHVDPDGDGINIKIHKAGYKLPKSWIKDKKSNYFESIAAGIEGGPAVIDFLIIDKRTPSLGHRKHLLSMEEFYATCHDIGVGYVDNAQNSPYSTYICVIIAKHGF
- the ettA gene encoding energy-dependent translational throttle protein EttA, yielding LLRIMAGVDQDYIGKAVLTQGYTVGYLPQEPELDKEKTVIEVVREGVKPIMDLLAEYEAVSAKFADPNADYDKLLARQAELQDQIEAKNAWEIDVVLEKAMDALRCPDPDAKIAHLSGGEKRRVALCRLLLQQPDILLLDEPTNHLDAESVHWLEQHLKQYKGTVIAVTHDRYFLDNVAEWILELDRGQGIPWHGNYSSWLQQKKKRLEQEEKQASQRKKTLERELEWINMTPSARRTKNKARINAYEKLLSEETKAKIEELEIFIPISRPLGNIVIEFEGVSKSYGDRLLMENVTFSIPKGAVVGIIGPNGAGKTTLFRMIVGKEKPDTGIIRIGETVDLGYVDQEHDALIANADKSVYEFISEGNENIIVGGKSMNARAYLSKFNFTGSDQSKKVNQLSGGERNRLHLAYMLKSGSNVLLLDEPTNDIDVNTLRALEEAINNYAGCALIISHDRWFLDRVATHILAFEGDSQVRFFEGNFQEYEEDRKKRLGKDAIPKRIRYKKLI